The genomic interval TTTTATAAAGGTCTAGGCGTGGCAGTAGAAAATGTTTCTAGTGCTGGAAAAGATGCTGCAACCCTTAAAACTGAAATGTCTGCACTTGCTGGAAACCTTACCTCTTTGAACAAGGTATATGGAAGCATGCTTGCTGCCATGAAAGGTTAATTTTTTTTAAATTATTGATAAACTTTTAAAATTAATTAATTCTTATGGCAGGTGAAAAGTTAAGTCCACGGCAACAGATGATCGGCTTGATGTACCTAGTATTAATGGCAATGCTAGCACTTCAGGTAAGTTCATCTATTATGGATAAATTCATATTTTTGAATAGTGCATTAGAACATTCTTTAACAAACGCCAAAAAATCAAGTGACCAAGCATTGGAAGCTTTGAAAAGAGACGTGAAAAAGAATGGAAACTCTCGTCAAGGTCTGGAAAGAATCAAGAGAGCAGAACTTCTTAAGAAAAAAACTTCAGAAATTATCGGTGAGGTAACCAAAATCAAGCAAATTTTAATCAAAGATGCTGGTGATGGTATTGATAGCAAAACCCACGTGGTAAAAAATCCCAAGGAAGAAGGAAAAGTGGGGGAGATTATGATTGGAGAGTCTGAGGGAAAAGGAGAAGGTTATAAACTTAAGGATAAACTGGATAAATATGTAGCTTGGTTGTCTGCTGAGTTCAAAGATTTAGATTTACCTAAATTTGAACCATTAGCTGAGGGTAACAAGAAGAAAGCTTTGTATGCAAATGATCCTATTCAAAAGAATAAAGATTTTGCAGAAGCTAACTTTGGTCATACTCCAGTAGTAGCAGCTTTAGCTGTATTGACGCAGAAGCAGTCAGAAATTCTTCGTTATCAAGCAGAGGTTTTGAAAAAACTAGGGGCTGGTGATTTAACCAATGACCTCAAGTTTGACAAAGTACGTGCAGGTGTAAGCGTAGAAGCAAAAACTGTTGCTCCTGGTGATGAATATAAAGCTGAGCTGTTTATTTCTGCATCAGCAAGTAAAGCACAACCTAAAATGACTTTAAATGGCTCTCCTATTCCTGTAAATGACGGTATAGGTAAGGTAAGTTTTAAAGTAAGTGATCCTGGTGGTTATACTGATGGTAGAGCAAAAGGATCTTGGGAAGGTACTGTTACTTTCAAAAGTAAAGGTAGAGATACCACCTTTAGACATAAAGAGGAGTATACAATTGTTCAACCTGTACTTTTGATTTCGTCGGCTACTATTAACCCACTGTATAGAAACTGTGCTAACCCATTGGTAACATCTGTACCTGCTTTGGGTGCGGCTTATAGTCCTAGTTTTCAGGCTACAAATGGTTCTGCTATACCTGGTGCTAAAAAAGGTGATGTAACAATATTTCCTGGTGGCGGTGCTAAAACCAGACTTACAGTAAGTAGTAATGGTACATTGGTTGGATCAAAAACATTTGATGTGCTACCAGTGCCTCCTCCAACTGTAATGTTAGCAAATAGAAATGGTGGAGCGGTAAATATAGAGCGACCATTACCTGCAGCAAGATTTCAGGTGATAGCAAAGGCTGATGATAACTTTAAAAAGGCTTTGCCTAAAGAAGCTACTTATAGAGTAACAGGCATTGAGGTAACTACCTTTAGAGGTGGTGGATCTACTGGTTCTCGTAAGGTCAATGGAGGTGCAGTGAATGTGCGTGCATTGAAAACACGTAGAGGAGATGGTGTAATGATCAAAGTGTTGGGGGTGCAAAGAGTAAACTCTCGTGGATCTGTTGAGACTGCACCAATCCGAAACCGGATTATTAGTTTCAGGGTAAGATAGAGTTGAAAAAACAACATTCGACTATATAAATAATATGTCACTTAAATCGTTATTTAAGTGACATATTTTTTAAAACAAATAACTATAAAATAATAAAGTTCTAACTATGAAAAAGTCGTGGTTAAGTATAACAGGTATATTGGTGTTTTTATTGGTTTTAGATGTATCGGTTTGGGCACAATATGGACCAAACGGATATAACCCCAATTCGGTAAGGGGGTCAAAAAAATCAAAGCCAATCTTTGGACAGCCAATTTTTGAATCAGATATAATGTACCGTACTACGGTATGGCGTAAGATTAATTTGCGTGAAAAACAAAACAAGCCTTTCTTTTCTATTGAGAATGAAATTACTCAAGTAATTATTGATGCTGTGAAAGCTAAGAAATTACAACCTTATGAGTTTAACTCTTCACCTACCACTGATGGTGTTTCTAGCCCAATGCAATTTGAAGACTTCTTAAACAAGTTAAATTATTATGATGACTCGGTTCAAGATACTGTTCCTTTGCGGGCAACTGACTTGTATATTTTAGAGTTAAAGGAGGATTTAATATTTGATCGTAGACGTTCAAGAATGTACTGGGATATCCAATCTATCACCATGGTAATTCCACAGGGAACAAACCAAGAAACTCAATTAGGTGATTATCGTTTAGCATCATTTAAATACAGAGATTTATATGAGTACTTTAAAGAGGCTTATGAAGAATCTCAGAAAAAAGGAACTTTTGAAGATGTTAGAGCTTTTTGGTATAACCCTGAGAACCCACGCCGTCATATGTCTTTAGGTGATGCTATGGAGTTACGCTTATTCAACTCTCGTATTGTAAAAGTCTCAAATCCTGATGATAATGACATTGTAACAATTATTAACCAAGAGTATGGAGACCAGGATACAAAGAAAGCTCAAAAAGTATTATATTTATCTCAAAAAATTGAATATGATTTGATGGAGTTTGAGCATAATTTATGGGAGTATTAATACTTCTTAAAAAGGAAATTATTGAGGTAAGGTCAAATGGCTTTACCTTTTTTGCTTAAGCTCATTGTATAAATTATTTTAATAAACTACCCTACCAAATTCAAAAAATCATCATCTTCCCATAACCATTCAAAACTGCGATCTTTGTAGGCGTTACGTTTCCATTTACTATTGAGCACTACAAACTTTTTGAGATACTCCAATGTTTTATCACGGTTTTTCATAAAGTTGTATGCACGAGCAATGTTGTAAAGTGCCTTATCAAAATTTGGTTTTTCTTCTACTACCCGTTGAAAACAAGGGATAGATTTTTCGTATTCACCAAGGTTGATATAAATAATGCCAAGGTTGTACCAAACTAAGTCAAACTCAGGGTTGAGTCCAACAGCTTTTTCAAAACAAGGGAGAGCATCCCGGTCACGTCCTAGGTTAGCATAGGTAATGCCTAGATTATACCATACCAGTGGATTGTTAGGGTTAATTTCCAGTGATTTTTTATAGTAGGGGATAGCTTCCTCGTGTTTTTGTAAGTTTGAATAAGTTACCCCTAATATATACCAGAGTTCGGTTTCAGGGTTGATTTCTATGGCTTTTTCAAAGCAATAAATTGCTTTTTCGTAGATTTTCATATCGGTATAGGTCAAACCTAAACTATACCAGGAATCAAAATCAGGTTTGATATCAATGGCCTTTTCATAGCAAGGAATAGCTTTTTCATACTGTTTAAGATCAACGTAAGTAGCTCCTAAATTGTACCATGCTTTTTCGAATTTATCGTTAATTTCTATAGCTTGCTTGTAGCAGTAAATGCTTTCCTTATATTTTTGTAGGTCTATATATGCATTACCAAGGTTATTCCAAGAGTGATAATTGTTTGGGCGAATTTCTATGGTTTTTTGATAAGCTTTTGAGGTAAATTCCGGGTCATCAGAAAAGTATCCCAGGTTAAAAAAGTTTTCTTCTAATGTGTCATCAAAAGATGTAACGCCTTGCAGTGCTTCTTGACATTTGATAAACATGTCAAACGCATCTTCGTATAAGTCGCTTCGACACTTGCTTTCAGCCATTCTAAAGTCAATCAAAGTACGCTGTGTGTCGTCCAACGTTTTTTCTTTTTTCAAGTAACGGATCAAGTCCATCACTTCTGGAGAATTTTTCTCTTTGAAATTGGCAAATTTAAGTGGTTTAAAGCGGCTTACTCCTTCAAGTATTATCTGAGAAATGAGTTTATGTGGGGTAATAAGGGCAGGTTTAAACTCTATAATGTTATACATGAGCTGCCTTGCAAGGTCTCGGCTAAATTGCATCATTTCTACAATTAAACCGCTTAAATAGCTAAAAAACTTATTGTGATTAGACCACAATAAAGCATTACAATAGTCTAACAATGCTATTTGGTAATCTTCGCTCTGGTAACGTTGTTCTATATTTGGAATTTCTTTTTTTAGTTTGCTTAAAACTCTACAGATTATTCGTTACCAAATGAAAACCTGTTTAGGGCATCATTGACTTGTTCTGGAGAGATGTCTTGTTGTTCAAAAAATCGCTGAGCAAGTTTGTAGTTAATGAGTTGTGCAAAGCCATTTAATATAAAATGCCTTGTTATTTTCCCTTTTCCTCCTCCCAGTTGTGCAATCCACTCAATAGTTTTATCCTGAGTAAGCTGATCCTCTATTTCATAAAAGTAGCCTGCGACAAAGTAAATGAGAGAAATAAGGTTTTTAACCACATTGTAGTCAGGTATCCTGTTATCTTCCCAACCTAAAACCTCCTTACAAAACTTAAATACCCCTTCAATCTTGGCTCTCTTGCAGTATAACTCAAACACCATTTGCGCCATTTGAAGCTGATCAACCTGCATATTGGTGATAAGCAACATGGGGTTTTTAAAAATATTCCGTCCAGCACGGTCAAAAAAGCGAATCTTTACTACACTATATATCCTACCTTTGATTTCTACTTCGTTCCACTCAAAAACCCCCTTTGCATCCTGATAGGTCTTGCCCTGTAAAGTCATTTTCTGATAATGAACTTCATCCCCTTGAAAAAACTGCTGATGCCTCAGTTTGATGTTCTTTTCCTTCCCGCTACTACACACTTGTAATTCATTGGAGACCCTATTGAGCTTGCTGCGAACTACAAACAGGTTACCCAAATCCGTTTCATGTTCAAATACCTCCGTATCATCGAAACCTCGGTCATATACATCTACAATGACAGCATTGGGATTAGAAGCACGAATTTGCCCAGTAATTTGACTGGTATGATCCTTGACCAAGCTCTTGAGGTTATAACCTTGCCCCGAAGTAAGAGCTAACTTTATTTCTTTTGCCCTATTTTGATCCTTAAGCTTATTATCTTCATAAAGCCGAAGCTCCTCTACCTTTAAATAGTTAGCGTCGGTTGTGCTGTAGGGGCTACACCTAAGCAAACGAAGGTTTTTGCCACGAATGTCGACACAAGCACTGCTCAGGGAACGGTAGCCATTAATCAGTTTTTTGTCCAAGTCCAATACTTTACACAGGTGGTCAGCCTCTTGGCTATATTTTTTGCGAATGTCACTGGGATCATGCAATACTACTACATAGTCCTTATCCTTGAAATATTCGCTATTGTTCGCCAACAAGCTAATGTTGAGCTTTTCACTATCCAAAACTGTTTTTAAGCTGCCATCCAACATACGGTGATTTCTTGTGTATTCATTTGTGTCTTCGGAAATAGTATAAAGGTTACTCTTCTTCGTAGAAATTAGCTTTTCTATCAAAGAGGAAGCGTTTTTTTTACTTGGGTTTGACCCAACTGAGCTAGTAATGACTCACAATAAGCAGGTAAAGTAGGCATTTTTGACCCTAAATTTAAAACATTTGCAACTCTTCCCTAATCTGTAGAGTTTTCAGTAGTTTGTTAATATTATTTTTATAAAAAATGCTCATGTTTTTACCATAGCTTATAATTTCGTCGCGCATTAATGAGTGTTTAGTCATATCTGATTGACTTACTAGGTGTGCCCGAAGCACTTGCCGTACTTTTTTGTGCATTTCAAGCCTGTTAGTATCTATAAAAGAATAGGTATCGGCAAGGTCTTTAAACGTTAATTCTGTTGCCTTATCATCATTAGTTTTCCAAAGAATAGATAATACTCCTACGTTCCAGGTACGTAGCATTGCCAAGTGAAATATCTTTTGCAGATCACTTTTAGGACTATGTTTAATAAAGCGCTCAATCAATCCTTGAATCACCATTTGGTGAGTTTTGCTGTAGCGTTGTAAACTGATGGTAAGGTCACTAAAATTGATAATTTTATTTTTTAGTAAATACAAGGAGTCTTTCACGACTAGGGGTATTCCTTTGGTGTGTTCATTTAGTGATTTTATTTGTGTTTCAGTAAGTTTTACCCCTATCTCAATAGCTAAATCCTGTGTGTTCTGATAGGTAAACAAAAGATTTTCTAAGTGCTGGAAATGTAATAATGTTTCGGGCAAACTATTACGATACTCTTGTGTATGGTTGTTTTTTTCACAAACAATAGTTGTTATTCCTGTAAAATCTTCGGCGTAAATCGTGGAAAGAAAGTGGTCGCGTAACCATATATTAAGGTCTTTGCTATTAATTATTTCATAGTTATCGATGGCCAGTAACAAAGGGTAAGCTTTAGAAGCCTCCTGCAAGCAAAAAACCAGTGATTTGACAAGTTCTTTCTCTGAAAACTCGTATAAATACAAATCTTGATCTTCTAAGATGTCTTTTTTGCGCAACCATGCAAGTGTTGTTTCTTGTGTTTTACTTTCAGTAATGCTAATTTCACTTTCAGTTAGTGGAACCAAACTGCTTTTTGAGCCTCTTGGGGGCAATTCAAGCTCGGTGAAATCTACAGTTTCCGAAATGTTAATTGCCCAGTCTTTATTGGCTTTTTTAAGGGTTTCTACTTTATCTTCTACTGCCTGAATCTGCTGTTTGGTTTGGTAATAGTAGCTGAAATGTTCATGAATGCCTAATTCTTTAGTTGTAAAAATATCTGCAAGAGCATCCATCATTTTTACTCTTGTGCTAGGTAATACACTTTTGCGATCGTAGTAGTTCTCCCAGTTGATATAAATTGTTTTTATTTTAGAACGTTGGGCTTGCGCTACTTTCTCTGCTGCATCAAGGTAGGCCTGGAGGAGCGACGTTTTGCCAAAACCATCTTCTCCGTATAATAAAAACACTTGTGCATAGGAGGCTTCTCTTTTCTTCTTTGCAAAAGGATTTAGAGAAAAACCACTTTTTTTGAATTGCTTCGTAAAGTGTTCTTGAAAACGTACAATCTGTTTTTGTCTTCCGACAAAAACTTCAGGATGAGCCATACCAAACTAGATTTAATAACTTTGTCCAATATAGAGAATCTGACATTTTTTTCCAAAGAGACCTGTATAGAGAAAAATAGTGTTTGGGTACTTTTCTTATGGGTGAATAATAACAAATGAGGGGTTGTGGATGACGATGAGTTACACCAAGAGCTAACTAAACTAAGGTGAAGCTGTATAATTTTTGATTGTTGAATGATAGTTTAAATATTTCGGTTTGTGTAGGTTTAATAAGACATTAAACCTCGTTTGAAACTCCTCAAAGCCTAAAAAATGATACATAGGCGTGGGTATTTCAAAGATGAGTTTTTGTTTTGCCTTGTGAGTATCGTCTTCACGGCACTGTAAATAAATAATGCCATCTTGCATTGTAGTATTACCTGTAAGGTATTGCCAATTCTCTTGCTCCCAGTTTAAAACCCAAGCTTCAAGCTCATTTTTCGGTTTTAAATAAAACCTACCATCAATTTCATCTGCCCGATCTCCTGTATTTATTGTGAGTGAATGTTTTTCTCTGGTTAAATAAAGCAACCCTTTATGAATAAATGCATCAGTGTTTTGACCATTTATTGTCCCGAAGCCATTACACTCATTAAGAGGTGCTTTAAGGTACCCTGTGGTAGTATTGCCGTAGTAACAAGCCCATTCAATGTTCATGTTTGCACCCAAATCGTTTAGGATGTAATCTCGTAGCCCAATGGATGAAAGATAACCATTTACTATGATATGGAGGTTTTGGGGTAGTGTAATTTTAAAGGTTTTTTTATACAACCATAAGGCATGGGCTATTGGTAAGGGTTGTCCTGCCAGTATAACTTCTGTATTGGTTTTGCTGGCCAACAGGAGTGCATGACTAGCATTGATTAGCTTACCCCTGGTTTCTATCAACACGGTATTTTTTTCAGTTGATTGATGCTTATTAAAAGTAGCAAAAAGTTTTTTGGGTGAGAAAGTGCTGTCTGTTTCTTGTTGCAAATAGTCTTTGTTTAAGAGAATATTGATAATTGTTTGTATTTGATTTTGCTCTTGAACTTTTATGCCCCAGTGAAAGTCTGACATAAAAGGTTGTTTACTTTCAACAAAAGTGGCAGCAGTAGTTGTGTCCAATCTTGTGGGGAGTTTGCTTATGATATGGTGTCTCAATTCTTTGTCAATCACTTTCGTTTGACTATATTTTTTTCGGCGGAAGTTTAGAATGCCTAATCTTAACATAAATGTGCAATTTTATGAACTAAAGGTTCAGCGGTTGAGAATGTATTATATAAGTTGGAATGGGTATGTTGCTCAGATATTTTAATGATGCCCTTCAAGCAATTGGTTACTTTATGAAGGTTTAACTCACGCTAACCAGCAAGCTTACACTCGCTTTTTATGGAGTCAATAGTGCTGTGCAACTTTTTTAGGTTACAAATATAGGTTTTGTGAAAGGACGATGTAAGCGTATAAACACTGGGTTTTTAAAAATAAGGGTTTATAAGGAGCTAAAGGAAGTAGGCACTATAAAGTTCTCAATCTACAGAGGGGAAGTAAGGGTAGTTGAGGTTCAAGTATTGTGTATTTAGTATTTGGCAAAAGAGCTGTACTATATTCTAATAAGGCAGGTTTTGCCAGCAATATATTTGCAAAAAAAAACAACGGCAAGGTTTCTCAGAATCCTTGCCGTTAGAACTTGTTTAAATTTTCGCATTTAGCGTGATTTCCGATGAACTGTGTTCTCAGGGAATAGCTTGGTTATGATTCACATTACTTATTGTCCACCGTTTACACGAATCATTTCCGACAATATTTGACCGCCATTCTGTAAGAACACATCCCGGTTTTCTTTCTTATGTAGCTTCTTATCGCGTGCTTTGCGTTCCTGCTCTTTTTTATCCCACTCTGCTTTTTTGGTAAGCCTTATTTTTTCATTCAAAGACACTACCGTACGTTTGCGTTCAACCCTTATTTCTTTAATATCACTTAACAATCGCTGTAAATCTTCGTCAGTTTTCAAACGTTGTTGGTAATATTGTCGGAGCTTGTCTTTCATTTTGGGTGTAATATGATTAGTAGCCGCAAAACTAGCCGACTTTATTTCGTCCCAAGGTAAAGCACTGGGTTGAGAGCTTTCGCCTACTTCGTTGCTTAGGTATACTGACGGCAACTTAATGTCAGGAGTGACCCCTTGGTTTTGGGTACTACTTCCTGTAATTCTATAATACTTAGCCAAGGTTAAATTCAATTGTCCTGCTTTTTTTGTTTTATCTTGAACAAA from Microscilla marina ATCC 23134 carries:
- the porM gene encoding type IX secretion system motor protein PorM/GldM, encoding MAGEKLSPRQQMIGLMYLVLMAMLALQVSSSIMDKFIFLNSALEHSLTNAKKSSDQALEALKRDVKKNGNSRQGLERIKRAELLKKKTSEIIGEVTKIKQILIKDAGDGIDSKTHVVKNPKEEGKVGEIMIGESEGKGEGYKLKDKLDKYVAWLSAEFKDLDLPKFEPLAEGNKKKALYANDPIQKNKDFAEANFGHTPVVAALAVLTQKQSEILRYQAEVLKKLGAGDLTNDLKFDKVRAGVSVEAKTVAPGDEYKAELFISASASKAQPKMTLNGSPIPVNDGIGKVSFKVSDPGGYTDGRAKGSWEGTVTFKSKGRDTTFRHKEEYTIVQPVLLISSATINPLYRNCANPLVTSVPALGAAYSPSFQATNGSAIPGAKKGDVTIFPGGGAKTRLTVSSNGTLVGSKTFDVLPVPPPTVMLANRNGGAVNIERPLPAARFQVIAKADDNFKKALPKEATYRVTGIEVTTFRGGGSTGSRKVNGGAVNVRALKTRRGDGVMIKVLGVQRVNSRGSVETAPIRNRIISFRVR
- the porN gene encoding type IX secretion system ring subunit PorN/GldN is translated as MKKSWLSITGILVFLLVLDVSVWAQYGPNGYNPNSVRGSKKSKPIFGQPIFESDIMYRTTVWRKINLREKQNKPFFSIENEITQVIIDAVKAKKLQPYEFNSSPTTDGVSSPMQFEDFLNKLNYYDDSVQDTVPLRATDLYILELKEDLIFDRRRSRMYWDIQSITMVIPQGTNQETQLGDYRLASFKYRDLYEYFKEAYEESQKKGTFEDVRAFWYNPENPRRHMSLGDAMELRLFNSRIVKVSNPDDNDIVTIINQEYGDQDTKKAQKVLYLSQKIEYDLMEFEHNLWEY
- a CDS encoding tetratricopeptide repeat protein, translated to MMQFSRDLARQLMYNIIEFKPALITPHKLISQIILEGVSRFKPLKFANFKEKNSPEVMDLIRYLKKEKTLDDTQRTLIDFRMAESKCRSDLYEDAFDMFIKCQEALQGVTSFDDTLEENFFNLGYFSDDPEFTSKAYQKTIEIRPNNYHSWNNLGNAYIDLQKYKESIYCYKQAIEINDKFEKAWYNLGATYVDLKQYEKAIPCYEKAIDIKPDFDSWYSLGLTYTDMKIYEKAIYCFEKAIEINPETELWYILGVTYSNLQKHEEAIPYYKKSLEINPNNPLVWYNLGITYANLGRDRDALPCFEKAVGLNPEFDLVWYNLGIIYINLGEYEKSIPCFQRVVEEKPNFDKALYNIARAYNFMKNRDKTLEYLKKFVVLNSKWKRNAYKDRSFEWLWEDDDFLNLVG
- a CDS encoding transposase, with the protein product MIEKLISTKKSNLYTISEDTNEYTRNHRMLDGSLKTVLDSEKLNISLLANNSEYFKDKDYVVVLHDPSDIRKKYSQEADHLCKVLDLDKKLINGYRSLSSACVDIRGKNLRLLRCSPYSTTDANYLKVEELRLYEDNKLKDQNRAKEIKLALTSGQGYNLKSLVKDHTSQITGQIRASNPNAVIVDVYDRGFDDTEVFEHETDLGNLFVVRSKLNRVSNELQVCSSGKEKNIKLRHQQFFQGDEVHYQKMTLQGKTYQDAKGVFEWNEVEIKGRIYSVVKIRFFDRAGRNIFKNPMLLITNMQVDQLQMAQMVFELYCKRAKIEGVFKFCKEVLGWEDNRIPDYNVVKNLISLIYFVAGYFYEIEDQLTQDKTIEWIAQLGGGKGKITRHFILNGFAQLINYKLAQRFFEQQDISPEQVNDALNRFSFGNE